In the Nitrospirales bacterium LBB_01 genome, one interval contains:
- a CDS encoding ATP-binding protein — protein MTDRGTYELTVPALLENIPVILKFTKGILNELGFNKHDSFDVQTAMDEACINIVNHGYDESGEICIKLHNRVADIVISIESHGKPFDPETAAKPDLTSSVSERKIGGLGVYLIHQLMDEVSYNSIDNVNTLTMIKNKMSDIKNYKRGNI, from the coding sequence ATGACTGACAGAGGAACCTATGAACTTACCGTGCCGGCACTGTTAGAAAATATACCGGTTATTCTAAAATTTACAAAGGGTATTTTAAATGAACTGGGCTTTAACAAACATGATTCGTTTGATGTGCAAACGGCTATGGATGAGGCATGTATAAACATAGTAAATCACGGGTATGACGAAAGCGGCGAGATTTGTATTAAACTACATAACAGAGTGGCTGACATTGTGATTTCAATAGAAAGTCACGGTAAACCCTTTGACCCTGAAACAGCAGCCAAACCAGATTTAACATCATCAGTGTCAGAGCGAAAAATAGGCGGTCTCGGAGTCTATCTTATTCATCAGCTTATGGATGAGGTCAGCTATAACTCTATAGATAACGTAAATACACTTACAATGATAAAGAATAAAATGTCTGATATTAAAAACTATAAAAGGGGGAACATATGA